The following proteins are encoded in a genomic region of Cryptomeria japonica chromosome 11, Sugi_1.0, whole genome shotgun sequence:
- the LOC131051393 gene encoding flavonoid 3',5'-hydroxylase 1 — MEVFREVLLWGLSWLCLFIGFRYIMRKNRKLPPGPSGWPLLGCLPLLGPMPHVTLTNLSKKYGPILYLKLGTNKMVVANTPAAAKAFLKTLDINFSNRPGNAGATYLAYNSQDMVWAPYGGRWKMLRKVCNLHMLGGKALDDWQPVRVSEMGHMRRSILARSNKSLAVNIPELLNLYAANIFGQIILSKRVFEKEGDEANEFKDMVVELMTTAGYFNIGDFIPSIAWMDLQGIQRGMKKLHKRFDAMLTRMIAEHQATAQNRKNPDFLDIVMSQRDNCDGEGGQLSDVHIKSLLLNLITAGTDTSSSLIEWTLAELISNPKLLHRAHAEMDKVIGRDRHLKESDIPNLPYLVAICKEGFRKHPSTPLSLPRVSTEACQVGGYYIPKDTRLMVNIWGIGRDPEIWNKPLEFNPDRFIGSKIDPRGNDFQLIPFGAGRRICAGTRMGITMVEYTLGSLIHAFDWEMPPGKEILNMEEAFGLALQKNEPLVVRAIPRLSLHIY, encoded by the exons ATGGAGGTGTTTAGAGAAGTTCTACTGTGGGGACTTTCATGGCTATGTTTGTTCATTGGGTTTAGATATATTATGAGGAAGAACAGAAAGCTTCCTCCTGGGCCTTCTGGATGGCCTCTTTTGGGCTGCTTGCCTCTGCTTGGCCCAATGCCTCATGTCACTTTGACAAACCTGTCAAAGAAATATGGGCCAATTCTGTACTTGAAACTGGGTACAAATAAAATGGTGGTGGCCAACACACCTGCTGCTGCAAAGGCCTTTTTGAAGACACTGGATATCAATTTCTCCAATAGGCCTGgcaatgcaggagctacttatctgGCCTACAATTCTCAGGACATGGTGTGGGCACCTTATGGTGGGAGGTGGAAGATGCTCAGAAAG GTTTGCAATCTTCATATGTTGGGTGGCAAAGCATTAGATGACTGGCAACCTGTGAGAGTTTCTGAAATGGGCCACATGCGTAGATCCATCTTAGCTCGCTCCAACAAAAGTCTCGCAGTGAACATACCAGAATTGCTTAACCTGTATGCAGCTAACATTTTTGGTCAGATTATTTTAAGCAAGCGAGTCTTTGAAAAAGAAGGTGATGAAGCCAATGAATTCAAAGACATGGTAGTTGAGCTCATGACAACTGCAGGATATTTTAACATTGGTGATTTTATACCCTCTATTGCATGGATGGACTTGCAAGGAATACAACGAGGAATGAAAAAGTTGCACAAGAGATTTGATGCGATGCTAACTAGGATGATCGCAGAACACCAAGCCACAGCTCAGAACAGGAAGAATCCAGACTTTTTGGACATTGTTATGTCTCAACGTGACAATTGTGATGGCGAGGGAGGACAGTTATCTGATGTCCACATCAAGAGTCTTCTTCTG AATTTAATCACTGCAGGAACAGATACTTCGAGTAGTTTGATCGAATGGACTCTTGCGGAACTCATTTCAAATCCTAAGCTTCTTCATCGTGCACATGCTGAAATGGATAAAGTGATTGGCCGTGATAGGCATCTTAAAGAATCAGACATTCCAAATCTCCCCTACTTGGTGGCTATTTGCAAAGAAGGCTTCCGCAAGCACCCCTCCACTCCACTTAGCCTACCACGTGTCTCTACAGAAGCTTGTCAAGTGGGTGGCTACTACATACCTAAGGACACTCGTCTCATGGTCAACATTTGGGGCATTGGAAGGGATCCTGAAATATGGAACAAACCCCTTGAATTCAATCCAGATAGGTTCATAGGATCCAAGATTGATCCACGTGGTAATGACTTTCAACTCATACCTTTTGGTGCAGGGAGGCGCATATGTGCTGGCACTAGGATGGGGATAACCATGGTGGAATATACCTTGGGGTCATTAATACATGCCTTTGATTGGGAAATGCCACCAGGGAAGGAGATCCTAAACATGGAGGAGGCTTTTGGATTGGCACTACAGAAGAATGAGCCCCTTGTGGTCAGGGCTATCCCTCGCCTTTCCCTCCACATATACTAG